In the genome of Leishmania panamensis strain MHOM/PA/94/PSC-1 chromosome 17 sequence, one region contains:
- a CDS encoding NADH-ubiquinone oxidoreductase, mitochondrial, putative (TriTrypDB/GeneDB-style sysID: LpmP.17.0230), translated as MAMRRATAASGSAAAVAPTADNSLTSAALLTNTCAIHGEVRHHNTDYDNTRIPWDFTTASYEKIYHEILPKFPRGRRMSATIPLLHLAQQQQGGYIPVTAMYKIAKICEVPPMHVFETVTFYSMFNRHPVGKYHIQFCRTTPCMLCGADELIERTMHYLNVRMHGTTSDGLITVGEMECLGACVNAPMLVVSDYSNPPNFSYDYVEDLTWDSIKTLVEDLRGGKPFKIGPQRPDRRCAEPAGGRTSLLFKEPPGPYCRDFDAKPEEKKADAAPPKK; from the coding sequence atggcgatgcgccgcgccactgctgcctctggctccgcggcggcggtggcgccgacgGCCGACAACTCGCTCACCAGCGCGGCGCTCCTCACGAATACATGCGCCATCCACGGTGAGGTGCGCCACCACAACACGGACTACGACAACACTCGCATTCCGTGGGACTTCACCACAGCCAGCTACGAGAAGATTTATCACGAGATCTTGCCGAAATTCCCACGCGGCAGGCGAATGTCGGCCACAATTCCGCTACTTCACCTTgcccaacagcagcagggcggATACATCCCGGTGACGGCTATGTACAAAATTGCGAAAATTTGTGAAGTGCCACCGATGCACGTCTTCGAGACTGTCACCTTCTACTCCATGTTCAACCGACACCCAGTCGGCAAGTACCACATCCAGTTCTGCCGCACCACCCCGTGCATGCTGTGTGGCGCCGACGAGCTGATAGAACGCACTATGCACTACCTGAACGTGCGCATGCACGGCACAACGAGTGACGGCCTTATTACAGTTGGTGAGATGGAGTGCCTCGGCGCATGTGTGAATGCACCCATGCTGGTGGTGAGTGACTACAGCAACCCACCGAACTTCTCGTACGACTACGTGGAGGACTTAACGTGGGACAGCATCAAGACACTCGTGGAAGACCTCCGTGGCGGAAAGCCTTTCAAGATCGGCCCGCAACGTCCGGATCGCAGGTGCGCCGAGCCGGCAGGTGGGCGCACATCGCTCCTGTTCAAAGAACCCCCAGGCCCGTACTGCCGCGACTTCGACGCCAAgccggaagagaagaaggcggacGCCGCCCCGCCCAAGAAGTAG
- a CDS encoding histone H2A, putative (TriTrypDB/GeneDB-style sysID: LpmP.17.0240) encodes MSYTEEEPSGVPPIPPQPPMMGPGSATADQTSVVSGGKLGGKGKGKGKGKGKGKRGGKTGGKAGRRDRMSRAARAELNFPVGRIHSRLKEGLYRKQRCGASAAIYCAALLEYLTTEVIELSGAAAKAQKTERIKPRHLLLAIRGDEELNQVVRATISRGGVVPNLHKALEKKSKKKSAKRAA; translated from the coding sequence ATGTCCTATACGGAAGAGGAACCCTCTGGCGTCCCGCCAATCCCGCCGCAGCCCCCAATGATGGGGCCTGGCTCTGCGACGGCCGATCAGACCAGTGTCGTCTCGGGCGGCAAGCTTGGAGGCAAGGGCAAGGGCAAGGGTAAGGGTAAGGGTAAGGGCAAGCGCGGTGGCAAGACTGGCGGCAAGGCTGGCCGTCGCGATCGCATGTCGCGCGCCGCGCGCGCCGAGTTGAACTTCCCTGTCGGTCGCATCCACTCTCGTCTGAAGGAGGGTCTCTaccgcaagcagcgctgcggtgcatcTGCCGCCATATACTGCGCCGCTCTGCTGGAGTACCTGACGACAGAGGTGATCGAGCTCtccggtgcggcggcgaaggcgcaGAAGACAGAACGCATCAAGCCGCGCCACCTGTTGCTTGCCATTCGCGGCGATGAGGAGCTGAATCAGGTAGTGAGGGCGACCATCTCGCGCGGCGGTGTGGTGCCAAATCTGCACAAAGCCCTCGAGAAAAAGtccaagaagaagagcgccaAGCGTGCAGCGTAA
- the CYSB gene encoding cystathionine beta-synthase (TriTrypDB/GeneDB-style sysID: LpmP.17.0210): MTSANPHDHILADALEAVGNTPCIRLNRVPQRHGIQCEVVAKCEFLNPGGSVKDRIGKQMVADAEKNGTLKPGSVIVEATSGNTGIGLSMAAAIRGYRIVITMPKKMSHEKETTLQSLGAEVIRTETALPHDHPDSLIGVARRLRDEKGYVLLDQYSNPSNPGAHYEFTGQEIYNQCGGKVDMVVISAGTGGTITGVAKKLKELNPSITVVGVDPVGSILADPEHVGEHVMYHVEGIGYDFVPDVCERKYVDRWVKTRDQESFDLALELHREEGLLVGGSSGSAMAGVLEAAKDLRPDQRCVVLMADGIRNYMAKFADNNWMIEHGFREGVVTRPTYEALAKQLEEAKSKLAKYESGAQ; encoded by the coding sequence ATGACTTCCGCTAATCCCCACGATCACATTCTCGCTGACGCCCTTGAGGCGGTCGGAAACACTCCATGCATTCGGCTGAATCGTGTCCCGCAGAGACACGGCATTCAGTGCGAGGTCGTGGCCAAGTGTGAGTTCCTCAACCCCGGCGGCAGCGTAAAGGATCGCATTGGCAAGCAGATGGTCGCCGATGCCGAGAAGAATGGGACTCTCAAGCCAGGCTCGGTGATTGTGGAGGCCACGAGCGGCAACACTGGTATTGGCCTCTcaatggcggcggcgatccGCGGCTACCGCATAGTGATTACGATGCCCAAAAAAATGTCTCACGAGAAGGAGACGACCCTGCAGTCCCTCGGAGCCGAGGTGATCCGCACGGAGACGGCGCTTCCGCACGACCATCCAGACAGCCTAATCGGTGTCGCTCGCCGCCTGCGCGACGAAAAGGGCTACGTACTGCTGGACCAGTACTCGAACCCCAGCAACCCGGGTGCGCACTACGAGTTCACTGGTCAGGAGATCTACAATCAGTGTGGCGGCAAGGTCGACATGGTTGTCATCAGCGCCGGCACTGGTGGCACGATCACTGGTGTGGCcaagaagctgaaggagctcAACCCCAGTATAACTGTCGTTGGCGTAGACCCGGTCGGCAGCATCCTCGCGGACCCCGAACATGTAGGCGAACATGTCATGTACCACGTAGAGGGGATCGGCTATGACTTTGTGCCGGACGTGTGTGAGCGCAAGTACGTTGATCGCTGGGTCAAGACGCGCGATCAAGAGAGTTTTGACCTCGCCCTCGAGCTGCACCGAGAGGAGGGTCTTCTAgtcggtggcagcagcggctccgcGATGGCGGGGGTactggaggcggcgaaggaCCTTCGCCCAGATCAACGCTGCGTTGTGCTCATGGCGGACGGCATCCGCAACTACATGGCGAAGTTTGCCGACAACAACTGGATGATCGAGCACGGCTTCCGGGAGGGTGTGGTGACCCGCCCCACCTATGAGGCActggcgaagcagctggaggaggcgaagtCGAAGCTGGCGAAGTACGAGAGTGGCGCTCAGTAA
- a CDS encoding hypothetical protein (TriTrypDB/GeneDB-style sysID: LpmP.17.0200), translated as MRSEDTSTANSPGLGGSTNLSRRNDTRSNSSSSSSGQRSFPHVDSAYYHDIINPAASSPFPDAAFTTATAVAGNRALTGASSSSSTMHCAASSGGLYSSAADASSLPQHLPPRWLRQPGALSPPQTPRPHDQQQLRLATPQPSTHAHENTEAATVASRHDCLESASSLPHADGRIAAAAIATAVPEGSSSSPHRRSHTRSEARLSPPSAAHRRTFYFRPVRTAESVCVATTASSSEWVLLNVGGRLITTTVGTLMADPDSVLASLCACLMSSPRRSDSVAGKKSGSHRRTVVTSREVSGRCGAVAETTFPEEEVPGGGARCSSPGRDIYIHTADLADSRDADGLRNRSSESGGASAAGAASVGSVCASPSPAAEYGLSRVPQHDDGGVQHGGDRSSPFSSLYACHRPTHRSTTSAASTSTSPQSPLKHLSPQQSLRPAMRESRPDYVAAHTTPPVSLPVNISVGEGGDGEAVSPQQTASTIPLDTDGANAILLDLDADYFLPVLNYLRHGAVIIPHQLSVAGVLAMAEYLNVMGLVRALRRPQMPRRVMLFSWGSGSNGELGTHATRDEPTPTMARVTPFGVRVCEIALGANYSCALSDTGSIYTFGSGEWGQLGLGGSGCPVRGGSSPPGGGGGNGVGQDGVEAPVEVLTPRRIPLFEQLPAVHVAAGYAFAMAIVGGHHVYFWGNNNHGQSGRGRSHFDLSTKKVEAPVLVETLEGKNIIQLSCGSFFALALSADGSLYSWGLVDCVGLGTPEEVERRYHGVLGESLSNERRAVVLTPQLVTVKGRRRIAPGGATVTVPERIVRICAGQWHSGAINEHGELFTWGVGYQGRLGHGSKTPAYVPTLVRGALEGHRVVDVACGSFHTVALTAAGAVFCWGDNASGQCGTTAGSPDAFTAPYRVVGLEYVAGGVARSIACGRQHTVVVMEGPQPWCPQPCCRVDSAEFGCHSHAQVYCFGEATRTANASGSSGSSVAAAAVSGVARGTVSSGHLGLPMAAISASALPTSPSHGPFMTGGAAAVLPTSLPLPWTGGHHHPHYQLVPGLQIVDVRGVVSGLHHTFAYVEEICADAPRVVDCFVDAPSATARGWEHRPSYTPCLPPLLPLQGASAAESHVSHSAFAWGPSSSSGSGGATISWTRSFAPPPLASQRLLSAYRDPWSDAPIESSTDNISGRITPLTRARTMHARLWSGGSMEAPFPGAASQQQHHHLMSPLARREAAAYVEVSGTTDGEGRHGGSAGAV; from the coding sequence ATGAGGTCTGAAGACACGAGCACTGCCAATTCTCCTGGCTTAGGTGGCAGCACAAACCTGAGTCGACGTAATGACACcaggagcaacagcagcagcagcagcagtgggcaACGCAGCTTTCCACACGTGGACAGTGCCTATTACCACGACATTATCAACCCAGCCGCGTCGTCTCCATTTCCAGACGCAGCCTTCACGACAGctacggcggtggcgggtaACCGCGCCTTGACCGGAGCGTCTTCGAGTAGCTCAACCATGCACTGCGCCGCGTCGAGCGGGGGCCTTTACAGCTCTGCGGCTGACGCATCCTCGCTACCTCAGCACTTGCCGCCTCGCTGGTTGCGGCAGCCGGGCGCTTTGTCGCCTCCTCAGACTCCGCGACCGCACGACCAACAGCAGCTACGACTAGCTACACCGCAGCCATCGACGCATGCTCATGAAAACACCGAAGCGGCTACTGTTGCGAGTCGTCATGATTGTCTGGAGTCAGCCTCGTCATTGCCTCATGCAGATGGTCGAATCGCTGCAGCCGCTATCGCTACCGCTGTACCTGAGGGGTCGTCGTCTTCACCACATCGCCGGTCACACACGCGGTCCGAGGCGCGCCTATCCCCACCATCTGCTGCCCACCGACGCACCTTTTACTTTCGGCCGGTGCGCACCGCAGAGTCGGTTTGTGTGGCTACGACGGCGTCTTCTTCAGAGTGGGTCCTCCTGAACGTTGGCGGCCGGCTCATCACAACGACTGTCGGAACACTCATGGCGGACCCCGACAGCGTGCTGGCgtcgctgtgtgcgtgccttaTGTCTTCGCCAAGGCGGAGTGACAGCGTTGCCGGAAAGAAGAGCGGCTCGCATCGCAGGACAGTTGTCACATCACGGGAGGTCTCGGGACGCTGTGGAGCGGTCGCTGAGACAACGTTtcctgaggaggaggtgcccGGGGGTGGAGCTCGGTGCAGCTCACCTGGGCGCGACATCTACATTCACACTGCCGACCTCGCCGACAGTCGTGACGCAGACGGCTTGCGCAACAGGTCATCTgagagcggtggcgcctcCGCGGCCGGCGCTGCCTCCGTCGGCAGTGTCTGTGCGTCGCCGTCACCGGCTGCTGAGTATGGACTGTCACGTGTGCCCCAGCATGACGATGGTGGCGTGCAGCACGGTGGCGATCGTTCTTCTCCATTTTCTAGCCTTTACGCCTGCCACCGTCCAACGCACCGCTCGACTACCTCCGCTGCCTCGACATCAACATCTCCACAGTCGCCGCTGAAGCACCTGTCGCCTCAGCAATCTTTGCGTCCCGCGATGCGTGAATCGCGGCCTGACTACGTGGCTGCCCACACGACGCCGCCAGTTAGTCTGCCAGTGAATATCAGCGTTGGcgagggcggcgacggcgaggcggtAAGTCCGCAACAGACGGCCTCTACCATTCCCCTCGACACGGATGGCGCCAACGCCATCTTGCTTGACCTGGACGCTGACTACTTCCTACCGGTCTTGAACTACCTGAGGCATGGTGCCGTCATCATCCCGCACCAACTCAGCGTGGCCGGCGTGCTGGCGATGGCGGAGTACCTGAACGTGATGGGGCTAGTGCGGGCACTGCGCCGTCCACAGATGCCTCGGCGCGTGATGCTGTTCAGCTGGGGCTCTGGCAGCAACGGAGAGCTGGGGACCCACGCCACACGGGACGAGCCGACGCCGACCATGGCACGAGTGACGCCGTTCGGCGTGCGGGTATGCGAAATAGCGCTGGGGGCAAACTACAGCTGCGCCTTGAGCGACACCGGTAGCATATACACTTTTGGCAGCGGGGAGTGGGGCCAGCTGGGCCTCGGCGGAAGCGGGTGTCCTgtgcgcggtggcagcagtcccccaggaggtggtggtggcaacgGTGTCGGTCAGGATGGCGTCGAGGCACCGGTGGAGGTGCTTACCCCACGCCGGATTCCACTGTttgagcagctgccggcGGTGCATGTAGCGGCCGGGTACGCATTCGCCATGGCTATTGTAGGGGGCCACCACGTGTACTTTTGGGGAAACAACAACCATGGCCAAAGCGGCCGCGGACGGAGCCACTTCGACTTGTCGACGAAGAAGGTAGAGGCGCCAGTGCTGGTGGAAACGTTGGAGGGCAAAAACATCATCCAGCTaagctgcggcagcttcttCGCACTGGCGCTGAGCGCGGATGGCTCCCTGTACAGCTGGGGATTGGTCGACTGCGTCGGCCTCGGCACaccggaggaggtggagcgacgCTATCACGGTGTGCTCGGAGAGTCCCTTAGCAACGAACGCCGCGCTGTAGTGCTGACGCCGCAGCTGGTGACCGTGAAAGGCAGACGGCGGATCGCTCCCGGTGGGGCAACTGTGACTGTGCCAGAGCGTATTGTGCGCATCTGTGCCGGACAGTGGCACAGTGGCGCCATCAACGAGCACGGAGAGCTCTTCACGTGGGGTGTGGGATATCAAGGCCGGCTCGGACACGGCTCCAAGACGCCAGCCTACGTGCCGACGCTGGTGCGCGGCGCTCTTGAGGGCCATCGCGTAGTGGACGTGGCTTGTGGCTCTTTCCACACCGTCgccctcaccgctgccggtgccgtcTTCTGCTGGGGTGACAATGCGAGTGGGCAgtgcggcaccaccgcgggCAGCCCCGACGCCTTCACAGCGCCGTATCGGGTCGTGGGTCTTGAGTACGTGGCTGGGGGTGTTGCGCGCAGCATCGCTTGCGGCCGGCAACACACCGTCGTAGTGATGGAGGGCCCACAGCCGTGGTGCCCGCAGCCCTGCTGCCGTGTCGACTCTGCTGAGTTTGGGTGCCACTCCCATGCGCAGGTCTACTGCTTTGGCGAGGCAACCCGGACGGCAAACGCAAGCGGTTCGAGTGGTTCTTCTGTggccgcggctgctgtgaGTGGTGTGGCGCGTGGCACTGTTTCCTCCGGTCACCTCGGGCTGCCTATGGCTGCCATCAGTGCAAGTGCTCTCCCCACCTCGCCAAGCCATGGTCCCTTTATGacgggcggtgctgctgctgtgctcccGACTagcttgccgctgccgtggacGGGAGGCCATCATCACCCACACTATCAGCTCGTGCCCGGCCTGCAGATTGTCGATGTGCGAGGTGTTGTGAGCGGGCTGCACCACACCTTCGCTTACGTGGAGGAGATTTGTGCTGACGCACCGCGGGTCGTTGACTGCTTCGTGGATGCACCGTCCGCTACAGCACGCGGCTGGGAGCACCGACCGAGCTACACCCCTTGTctaccaccgctgctgccactccaAGGGGCATCGGCAGCGGAGAGTCATGTGAGCCACTCGGCGTTCGCATGGGGaccaagcagcagcagcggcagcggcggggcAACCATCAGCTGGACCCGGTCGtttgcgccaccaccactggcaTCGCAGCGGTTATTGTCCGCGTACCGCGACCCATGGTCAGATGCCCCGATTGAGAGCAGCACGGATAACATCAGCGGCCGCATCACACCCCTCACCCGGGCCCGCACGATGCACGCGAGGTTGTGGAGCGGCGGCTCCATGGAGGCGCCCTTCCCAGGTGCGGCTtctcagcaacagcaccatcACTTGATGAGTCCTCTTGCGCGTAGGGAAGCTGCTGCGTACGTGGAGGTGAGTGGCACTACCGATGGTGAAGGGCGACATGGTGgctctgctggtgctgtcTGA
- a CDS encoding hypothetical protein (TriTrypDB/GeneDB-style sysID: LpmP.17.0190), whose amino-acid sequence MGCLLSNTVVGRPTSPSIPSSPKANFHNSLLGGPGAMPGSRTGGSREPCGPLMTVNGPSPRSSPGGSVSMGKCDLTSSSEEGRRRGVENRTTPPLLRISPQSMKVTPTLNAADAPNPFTPMVAAKPSKTVSSSVSVPRSPCLQLTTSPAAGALPSAATRCLREAGHRLESSRTSSTVSASEAPHNMHLAQPPLPPHYPRGSLTGLADLHYTRESMLSDISDHLSTMSTLAHSADCNSSCGSPYEDRNGTINPFFRSDVGLEARRQQTPLGIEEDLFVYDDIIISKDEARTKHWRLAGRKPLLANMEPDNDSGASGAGKNFFSFNDFDVCVDEVDVMPMCTVSAEAVASLQQEALPETPNKRFKSMTVMITAAKQPNTVAHFLAQSRSKEPKANRPLRSFQASAHIGHATRVKCIALSPTEMDFASCSNEDASITLNNFGLGSEVGIFTGHQDTIINATFSPDGKYLATASKDKAMILWDVMTTKRLLTFAHPKVVICCCFSPDSKYLVSGCQDRVCRLWDTKRGREWLRYAEHKGIIIAIAFSPDGHYICSASADKSLRVWSATTAKTRFHLLGHGGMILSCSYTSDGRSIISNDELLLRVWSAEDGSCKLSVSPGDIAGSVRPSNRAPRVGWTLSSAAPGPFTRLMLVACSNRFVYILDMETGREVASVFCKAPVYCLAAGGYEKMACGDSFGNIYMLHLM is encoded by the coding sequence ATGGGGTGTCTGCTGAGCAACACCGTGGTGGGTAGGCCCACATCGCCGTCgattccctcctccccaaaGGCGAACTTTCACAACAGCCTTCTTGGAGGGCCAGGAGCCATGCCCGGGAGtcgcaccggcggcagcagggagCCCTGTGGGCCATTGATGACGGTGAACGGACCCTCTCCTCGTAGCAGCCCAGGAGGCTCTGTCAGCATGGGCAAGTGCGATTTGACGAGTAGCAGTGAAGAGGGTCGCAGGCGAGGCGTCGAGAATAGAacaacgccgccgcttctgcgTATTTCTCCCCAGAGCATGAAAGTGACACCGACCTTGAATGCGGCCGATGCGCCCAACCCATTCACGCCGATGGTGGCAGCGAAGCCGAGCAAGACAGTTTCTAGTTCGGTAAGTGTGCCACGGAGTCCATGTCTGCAGCTGACCACAAgccccgctgccggcgctTTGCCTTCTGCGGCGACGAGGTGCCTGAGGGAAGCCGGGCACCGTTTGGAGTCCTCGAGAACGTCTTCCACGGTCTCAGCGTCGGAGGCTCCCCACAACATGCACCTCGCGCAgccaccactaccgccacATTATCCGAGGGGGTCCTTGACCGGCTTAGCAGATCTGCATTACACACGTGAGTCTATGCTGTCCGACATCTCCGACCATCTCAGCACCATGAGCACGCTGGCCCACAGCGCGGATTGCAACTCAAGTTGCGGCAGCCCCTATGAGGACCGAAACGGCACCATCAACCCCTTCTTCCGCAGTGATGTGGGCCTagaggcgaggcggcaaCAGACCCCACTGGGCATCGAAGAAGACCTCTTCGTTTACGACGACATCATCATCTCGAAGGACGAGGCGCGCACCAAGCACTGGCGCCTGGCTGGTCGAAAGCCCCTGCTTGCCAACATGGAACCAGACAACGACAGTGGGGCAAGTGGGGCTGGTAAGAACTTCTTTTCCTTCAACGACTTCGACGTGTGCGTGGACGAGGTGGACGTCATGCCGATGTGCACGGTTTCTGCAGAGGCTGTGGCGTCAttgcagcaggaggcgcttCCGGAGACCCCAAACAAGAGGTTTAAATCCATGACGGTTATGATCACGGCAGCCAAGCAACCGAACACCGTAGCGCACTTCTTAGCCCAGTCCCGCTCCAAGGAGCCCAAGGCGAATCGGCCATTACGCAGCTTTCAGGCAAGTGCGCACATAGGGCATGCAACGCGTGTCAAGTGCATCGCTCTCTCGCCGACCGAGATGGATTttgccagctgcagcaacgaAGACGCTTCCATCACACTGAACAACTTCGGCCTCGGCAGCGAGGTGGGCATCTTCACGGGCCATCAGGACACCATCATTAACGCGACTTTCTCACCGGACGGCAAGTACCTCGCCACTGCCAGCAAAGACAAGGCAATGATTTTGTGGGATGTGATGACAACGAAGAGGCTGTTAACCTTCGCGCATCCCAAGGTGGtgatctgctgctgctttagTCCAGATAGCAAATACCTCGTGAGCGGCTGCCAAGACCGCGTGTGCCGTCTCTGGGACACAAAGCGAGGACGGGAGTGGCTGAGGTACGCGGAGCACAAGGGTATCATCATCGCCATAGCGTTCAGTCCAGACGGCCACTATATATGTAGCGCATCGGCGGACAAGTCGCTGAGGGTATGGTCGGCCACGACGGCAAAGACGCGGTTCCATCTACTTGGCCACGGCGGCATGATCCTATCGTGTAGCTACACCTCCGATGGTCGAAGCATTATCAGCAATGATGAGTTGCTCTTGCGGGTGTGGTCTGCCGAAGACGGGAGCTGCAAGTTGTCTGTCTCGCCGGGTGACATCGCCGGCTCCGTGCGACCAAGCAACCGAGCGCCGAGGGTGGGATGGACGTTGTCCAGCGCTGCCCCGGGCCCCTTTACGCGGCTCATGCTTGTCGCCTGCAGCAACCGCTTTGTCTACATCCTCGACATGGAGACCGGACGCGAGGTGGCGAGCGTCTTCTGCAAAGCCCCCGTATATTGCCTGGCGGCAGGCGGCTACGAGAAGATGGCCTGCGGCGATAGCTTTGGTAATATCTACATGCTTCACTTGATGTAA
- a CDS encoding hypothetical protein (TriTrypDB/GeneDB-style sysID: LpmP.17.0220), with protein sequence MSTPPSQVSGAAGSATSSAARQPDDVSGLMAAIQCVLAEHNVADARFILELPPTVAVAATTDDDTVPVIQQAGKVSSATAPIGSPALNTGGGAATTTLLMGMQTTRATTPPPLPEHQRPLPRARSPAQQRSPTRQHHESPLKNLFFSSSTLQPGAPELSDSVNSLGSTARPAPNATASDASGTRVAPAAMMQKETANTIPAQQLTQSRPPSPGGPVDTLTSDDAAVVLTGEATAGICHVSHQLAHDIAVAEVQMTRREILQSFVGRSAILDNRRQREAQMQAQASKLSLNGILHPTVPFKTGATGSTTRPSSQPRRGTATPAEKTPVREFSADATISSGSVASTLSTAVSSPSPPEPPQPQRRGVVRLTPPPPSVSLNSGGFGVRDPAVGDSSSLPSLISSKKPAVPGKTPIFSILNKDGTRLLDHGDAEVALRTSLSGVVPTGSTCVAATEAATNGCGEAEASQPTSNSNNGNNGTSHRRHSRPGSVSLLADDRAPPSLVHEPLLGTAAEEEANRQRSILVQTQPRAAMPLTQPLEGSSSKVSGGALPKLWSEQSKDNARRASQLHNQSRLSYTTQPDNLPVSSKTVTTAEVGKHQTGAVSAFSVSPPRSPCWSPTSSADTTSARASLRAMLQEQQLLQDASRRAMEEHNRLMQATRVARAPATASPNLFDTSKTPSVALVAPLVRTTTAPAGAAAAVPAATKEDDTAFRKAGIPPSPRASPPGHNASGVSTPNACGIHVVKFTLPHAEEARQAAVQQLCRSSSGTQHVNSKERYRALLAAQQNDFTTHEAKSQSYKELLDRAVEFNRYQQQQRSKPS encoded by the coding sequence ATGTCAACCCCGCCGTCCCAAGTGTCTGGCGCGGCCGGCTCCGCGACGTCGTCTGCAGCCAGGCAACCAGACGACGTCTCTGGGCTCATGGCGGCAATTCAGTGTGTGCTGGCAGAGCATAATGTTGCGGATGCTCGGTTCATTCTCGAGCTACCACCAACGGTTGCCGTTGCCGCGACTACTGACGACGACACCGTGCCGGTGATCCAGCAAGCGGGTAAGGTGTCATCGGCGACTGCGCCGATCGGTTCTCCTGCCTTGAacactggaggaggcgcagccaCCACTACGCTTCTGATGGGGATGCAGACCACCCGCGCTACTaccccacctcctctaccTGAGCATCAGCGACCCCTACCGCGCGCTCGgtctccagcgcagcagcgatctCCAActcggcagcaccacgaGTCTCCTCTGAAGAATCTCTTTTTCTCATCCTCAACTCTGCAGCCAGGTGCCCCTGAGCTTAGTGACAGCGTGAACTCGCTCGGCTCCACGGCACGCCCAGCGCCGAACGCGACTGCCAGCGATGCGAGTGGAACCCGGGTTGCACCAGCTGCGATGATGCAGAAGGAGACGGCGAACACCATCCCCGCACAACAGCTGACTCAGTCGCGTCCGCCATCTCCGGGGGGCCCTGTTGATACCCTCACATCGGACGACGCCGCGGTTGTTCTCACAGGCGAGGCTACCGCAGGGATCTGCCACGTGTCACATCAGCTCGCGCATGACATTGCAGTAGCCGAGGTTCAAATGACACGGAGGGAAATTCTGCAGTCGTTTGTtggccgcagcgccatcctcgACAATAGGCGACAGCGCGAAGCCCAGATGCAGGCTCAGGCGTCAAAGCTGTCGCTGAACGGCATTCTGCATCCTACAGTGCCATTCAAGACTGGTGCGACTGGCTCAACTACTCGGCCGTCTTCACAGCCTCGCCGTGGTACTGCAACCCCAGCGGAGAAGACACCTGTGCGCGAATTCAGCGCTGATGCCACCATCTCTAGTGGCTCAGTGGCGAGCACGCTCTCCACCGCCGTatcgtctccctctcctccggaaccaccacagccgcagcgtcgcggcGTCGTGCGCCTgactcctccgccgccgaGTGTGTCTCTCAACAGCGGTGGCTTTGGCGTCCGCGATCCGGCTGTGGGGGATAGCAGTTCCCTTCCCTCGCTCATATCATCTAAGAAACCTGCCGTACCTGGCAAGACGCCCATCTTCAGCATTCTCAACAAGGATGGGACTCGGTTGCTCGACCATGGCGATGCCGAGGTAGCACTTCGGACATCGTTGTCTGGAGTGGTACCAACCGGAAGCACATGTGTAGCTGCAACGGAGGCGGCTACGAATGGCTGTGGGGAAGCAGAAGCGAGTCAACccaccagcaacagcaacaacggcaATAACGGCACCTCCCACCGCCGTCACTCACGCCCTGGCAGCGTATCCCTCCTCGCCGACGACcgcgcaccgccgtcgctggtgcACGAGCCGCTGCTTGggacggcggcagaggaggaggcgaaccGACAGCGCAGCATTCTTGTGCAAACCCAGCCTCGTGCCGCCATGCCACTGACTCAGCCGTTGGAGGGTTCCAGCAGCAAGGTTAGTGGAGGGGCGCTGCCGAAGCTGTGGTCGGAACAGAGCAAGGACAACGCACGTCGCGCCTCGCAGCTGCATAACCAGTCGCGTCTATCGTACACGACTCAGCCGGACAACCTGCCAGTGTCCTCCAAGACGGTAACCACAGCTGAGGTCGGCAAGCACCAAACCGGCGCTGTCAGTGCTTTCTCCGTATCGCCTCCCCGCTCGCCGTGTTGGTCGCCGACCTCTTCAGCGGACACCACATCTGCTCGGGCTTCTCTGCGTGCcatgctgcaggagcagcaactGCTGCAGGACgccagccgccgcgccaTGGAGGAGCACAATCGTCTCATGCAAGCAACTCGAGTCGCACGGGCGCCGGCGACCGCGTCGCCAAATTTGTTCGACACATCGAAGACCCCGTCGGTGGCGCTCGTGGCTCCACTAGTGCGCACCACAACGGCACCAgccggcgccgcggctgccgtaCCGGCGGCAACGAAGGAGGATGACACAGCGTTCCGGAAAGCCGGCATCCCGCCCTCACCGCGAGCGTCGCCGCCAGGACACAATGCGAGTGGCGTATCCACGCCCAATGCATGCGGTATTCACGTTGTGAAGTTTACACTTCCccacgcagaggaggcgcggcaggcggcggtgcagcaactgtgtcgcagctcctccggGACGCAGCACGTGAATAGCAAGGAGCGCTATCGAGCTCTCCTGGCCGCGCAGCAGAACGACTTCACCACGCACGAGGCGAAGTCGCAAAGCTACAAGGAGCTACTGGACCGCGCTGTGGAGTTCAATCgctaccagcagcagcaacgatcCAAGCCATCTTAG